One region of Oxalobacteraceae bacterium OTU3CAMAD1 genomic DNA includes:
- a CDS encoding tetratricopeptide repeat protein, with product MSLINKMLQDLDKRGGAGDGAIHSQELKAVPAPERDRRPMMLAGAGMAATAVLAAGGWYGWQYWQSHRAPPAPVPKVVVNQRPPGAVAAPPVVETVKPAAPELAAPAAEPSAEPVAKAIQPAQLDGLPAKSVPVRAAAPAAPSSGAVAAADEAIASKPRRPLSDHEAHRPVRKPAQTEGVSRRELTPKLESDGAYRRALVALQEGRLSVAMADLEGALEIDPRNEAARQTYVSLLLENKRADEAIRQLRLSLGIDPRQPGLAMVLARLQLERGGPALETLMTTLPYAGNSADYLAFLAGVLQREQRHAEAARYYRAALQLAPGNGVWWMGLAISLQADQHLPEAREAYTRARAAPGMTPELLAFIDRKLEQLAR from the coding sequence ATGAGCCTGATCAATAAAATGCTGCAGGATCTGGACAAGCGCGGCGGCGCCGGCGACGGCGCGATCCATTCCCAGGAATTGAAGGCGGTGCCGGCGCCGGAACGCGACCGCCGGCCGATGATGCTGGCCGGCGCGGGCATGGCGGCCACCGCCGTGCTGGCCGCCGGCGGCTGGTATGGTTGGCAGTACTGGCAGAGCCATCGCGCGCCGCCGGCGCCGGTGCCGAAAGTGGTGGTCAACCAGCGTCCTCCGGGCGCCGTCGCCGCGCCGCCCGTGGTCGAGACGGTCAAGCCGGCGGCGCCGGAACTGGCGGCGCCGGCCGCTGAGCCGTCCGCCGAACCGGTAGCCAAAGCCATCCAGCCGGCGCAACTTGACGGCTTGCCGGCCAAGTCCGTACCGGTCCGCGCGGCGGCACCGGCGGCCCCGTCGTCCGGCGCCGTGGCCGCAGCCGACGAAGCCATCGCGTCCAAGCCCCGTCGCCCGCTGTCCGACCACGAGGCGCACCGTCCCGTACGCAAGCCGGCCCAAACGGAAGGCGTGAGCCGGCGCGAGCTGACACCCAAGCTCGAATCCGACGGCGCCTACCGGCGCGCGCTGGTGGCCTTGCAGGAAGGCCGCCTGAGCGTGGCGATGGCCGATCTGGAGGGCGCGCTCGAGATCGATCCACGCAACGAGGCGGCGCGCCAAACCTACGTCAGCCTGCTGCTGGAAAACAAACGGGCCGACGAGGCGATTCGCCAGTTGCGCCTGTCCCTGGGCATCGATCCGCGCCAGCCGGGGCTGGCGATGGTGCTGGCGCGGCTGCAACTGGAACGCGGCGGGCCGGCGCTCGAAACACTGATGACAACCCTGCCGTACGCCGGCAACAGCGCCGACTACCTGGCCTTCCTGGCCGGTGTGCTGCAGCGCGAGCAGCGTCACGCCGAAGCGGCACGCTACTACCGCGCCGCGCTGCAACTGGCGCCGGGCAACGGCGTCTGGTGGATGGGCCTGGCCATTTCGCTGCAGGCCGACCAGCACCTGCCGGAGGCGCGCGAAGCCTATACGCGGGCGCGGGCGGCGCCCGGCATGACGCCGGAATTGCTGGCGTTCATCGACCGCAAGCTGGAACAGCTGGCGCGTTAA
- a CDS encoding AAA family ATPase yields MYSKHFGLREAPFSITPDTSYFFTSPHSQEALNTLLVAAKSGEGFIKITGEVGTGKTLLCRKFIATVGPEFVTAYIPNPYLEPRTLMLALADELEVTLARDVDQHQMLKSITFRLIELAHAGKQVMLLLDEAQAIPVESLEALRLLSNLETEKRKLLQIVLFGQPELNQHLQANSIRQLAQRITFHYHLGPLSRDDIEYYLAHRLRVAGYTGGRLFSRGAIGKLFRASGGIPRLVNIMANKSLMLCFGEGRQQVTRRHVNLAAHDTNGVVGARAGVRWPWLAAGVSVLVAACGLTWALTK; encoded by the coding sequence ATGTACAGCAAACACTTCGGCCTGCGCGAGGCGCCGTTCAGCATCACGCCGGATACCAGCTACTTCTTCACCAGCCCGCACTCTCAGGAGGCGCTGAACACCTTGCTGGTGGCGGCCAAGAGCGGCGAGGGCTTCATCAAGATCACCGGCGAGGTCGGTACCGGCAAGACGCTGCTGTGCCGTAAGTTCATCGCCACGGTCGGGCCGGAATTCGTCACCGCCTATATTCCCAATCCCTACCTGGAGCCGCGCACCCTGATGCTGGCCCTGGCCGACGAGCTGGAGGTGACCCTGGCGCGCGATGTCGACCAGCACCAGATGCTCAAGTCGATCACGTTCCGCCTGATCGAACTGGCGCACGCCGGCAAGCAGGTCATGCTGTTGCTCGACGAGGCGCAGGCGATCCCGGTGGAGAGCCTGGAAGCGTTGCGGCTGCTGAGCAATCTGGAGACGGAAAAGCGCAAGCTGCTGCAAATCGTGCTGTTCGGCCAGCCGGAGCTGAACCAGCATTTGCAGGCCAACTCGATCCGCCAGCTGGCGCAGCGGATCACGTTTCACTACCACCTCGGCCCGCTGAGCCGGGACGACATCGAATACTATCTGGCGCACCGTCTGCGCGTGGCCGGTTACACGGGCGGGCGCTTGTTCAGCCGCGGCGCGATTGGCAAACTGTTCCGCGCCAGCGGCGGCATTCCGCGGCTGGTCAACATCATGGCCAACAAGTCGTTGATGCTGTGCTTTGGCGAGGGCAGGCAGCAGGTCACGCGCCGCCACGTCAACCTGGCCGCGCACGACACCAACGGCGTGGTTGGCGCGCGCGCCGGCGTGCGCTGGCCGTGGCTGGCCGCCGGCGTCAGCGTGCTGGTCGCGGCGTGCGGCTTGACGTGGGCGCTGACCAAATGA
- the mshL gene encoding pilus (MSHA type) biogenesis protein MshL produces the protein MQKILTIAILTTLLLNGCSTPPKRDTYNKINAEVETALKAKPPAAAQADAVASALLPPVSQLAEQLPKARAVLEERFNVSFNNVPVQQFFNSIVAGTRYNMLINPEVTGTITANLKDVTLVEALDAVRELYGYDYKIDGTRIYIRPLTMQTKMFKVNYLTAIRKGVSSLRVSSTSVASAGTSNSGSQNNSGNNNNSNNNNDNSGNNGNNGNNSGGNQSQRDAANVQTTSGSDFWLELKTALEAIIEPGKEGRSVTISPQSGVIVIRAMPDELRNVDQYLRATQLSVDRQVILEAKILEVELNSNFQSGINWAAFGKLSTNSRISAGLVQPGSSLTPLGVSATGSLTSSGPAGTVAVPGASLGAVSDAVGSLFGLAFQTSNFAALISFLEGQGTVHVLSSPRIATLNNQKALLKIGTDEFFVTGISTTTTTSGNGNGVTTPTLTLQPFFSGVVLDVTPQIDDHGNIILHVHPSVSQVSTVNKGVNLGTLGNFSLPLAASSTSEMDSMVRGQNGQVVAIGGLMRQATTSDRSGVPGASDIPVVGALFRATGEVIQKRELVVLIKPTIVESSSDWNQDLLDSGRRIKELDPRRARERN, from the coding sequence ATGCAAAAAATACTGACCATCGCCATCCTGACGACGCTGCTGCTGAACGGCTGCTCGACGCCGCCCAAGCGCGATACCTACAACAAGATCAATGCCGAGGTCGAGACGGCGCTCAAGGCCAAGCCGCCGGCCGCCGCGCAGGCCGACGCCGTGGCGAGCGCCTTGCTGCCGCCGGTGTCGCAGCTGGCCGAGCAGTTGCCGAAGGCGCGCGCGGTGCTGGAGGAGCGCTTCAACGTGTCGTTCAACAACGTGCCGGTGCAGCAGTTCTTCAACTCCATCGTGGCCGGCACACGCTACAACATGCTGATCAATCCGGAGGTGACGGGCACCATCACCGCCAACCTGAAGGATGTCACCCTGGTCGAGGCGCTCGACGCGGTGCGCGAGCTGTACGGCTACGACTACAAGATCGACGGCACGCGCATCTACATCCGTCCGTTGACGATGCAGACCAAGATGTTCAAGGTCAATTACCTGACGGCGATCCGCAAGGGCGTGTCGAGCCTGCGCGTGTCGTCGACGTCGGTGGCGAGCGCCGGCACCAGCAACAGCGGGTCGCAAAACAATTCGGGCAACAACAATAACTCGAACAATAACAACGACAACTCGGGTAACAACGGTAACAATGGCAACAACTCCGGCGGCAACCAGAGCCAGCGGGACGCGGCCAATGTGCAAACCACATCCGGCAGCGATTTCTGGCTGGAGCTCAAGACGGCGCTGGAGGCGATCATCGAGCCTGGCAAGGAAGGCCGCAGCGTGACCATCAGCCCGCAGTCGGGCGTGATCGTGATCCGCGCCATGCCCGACGAGCTGCGCAACGTCGACCAGTACCTGCGCGCGACCCAGTTGTCGGTCGACCGCCAGGTGATCCTGGAGGCGAAGATCCTTGAGGTGGAGTTGAACAGCAACTTCCAGAGCGGCATCAACTGGGCCGCCTTCGGCAAGCTCAGCACGAATAGCCGCATCTCGGCCGGACTGGTACAACCGGGCTCATCGTTGACGCCGCTGGGCGTGAGCGCCACCGGTTCGCTGACCAGCTCCGGCCCCGCCGGCACCGTGGCCGTGCCGGGCGCGTCGCTCGGCGCCGTATCCGACGCGGTCGGCTCGCTATTCGGCCTGGCCTTCCAGACCAGCAATTTCGCGGCGCTGATTTCCTTCCTGGAAGGACAGGGCACCGTGCACGTCTTGTCGAGCCCGCGCATCGCGACCTTGAATAATCAGAAGGCGCTGCTCAAGATCGGCACCGACGAGTTCTTCGTCACCGGCATCAGCACCACGACGACGACCAGCGGCAACGGCAACGGCGTGACCACGCCGACGCTGACTTTGCAGCCGTTCTTCTCCGGCGTGGTGCTGGACGTGACGCCGCAGATCGACGATCACGGCAACATCATCTTGCATGTGCACCCGTCGGTGAGCCAGGTGTCGACCGTCAACAAGGGTGTGAATCTGGGCACCCTGGGTAACTTCAGCCTGCCGTTGGCGGCGTCGTCGACCTCCGAGATGGACAGCATGGTGCGCGGCCAGAACGGCCAGGTAGTGGCCATCGGCGGCTTGATGCGCCAGGCGACGACGTCCGACCGATCCGGCGTGCCGGGCGCGAGCGACATTCCCGTGGTCGGCGCGCTGTTCCGCGCCACCGGCGAGGTGATCCAGAAGCGCGAGCTGGTGGTGCTGATCAAGCCGACCATCGTCGAATCGAGCTCCGACTGGAACCAGGACCTGCTTGATAGCGGACGCCGCATCAAGGAGCTCGATCCGCGCCGCGCCAGGGAGCGCAATTGA
- a CDS encoding MSHA biogenesis protein MshK: MSAAVQRAWLAGTLWALVLAAPTPQAQTLADPTQPPPEARLLAPGAADAPVVSAGPRLQSILIGTRGREVAVIDGQTLRKGDKLNGAVLVNIGKNQVVLQRGREKQVLTLFPDTGTGGKTPVHQR; this comes from the coding sequence ATGAGCGCCGCCGTACAACGCGCTTGGTTGGCCGGGACGTTGTGGGCGCTGGTTCTGGCCGCGCCGACGCCGCAAGCGCAGACCCTTGCCGATCCGACCCAGCCGCCGCCGGAAGCGCGCCTGCTGGCGCCGGGTGCAGCCGATGCGCCGGTCGTCAGCGCCGGCCCGCGCTTGCAGTCGATCCTGATCGGCACGCGCGGGCGCGAGGTGGCGGTGATCGACGGCCAGACCTTGCGCAAGGGCGACAAGCTCAACGGCGCCGTGCTGGTGAACATCGGCAAGAACCAAGTGGTGTTGCAACGCGGACGGGAGAAACAGGTGCTGACCTTGTTCCCCGATACCGGAACGGGCGGCAAAACGCCCGTTCATCAACGTTAA
- a CDS encoding MSHA biogenesis protein MshI, with protein MSQQINLFNPIFLKQKKVFTALPMAEALGVIVAGALLLTWYAGQRVADLERSAASGKTLLADRERRLVEANKQFAPRQKSATIATEVAQAESELKSLQQVEAVLRDGTLGNAAGYAEYFRAFSRQNVSGLWLTGVSIVGAGNDIGVQGRAMQPTLIPAYIARLKSERVMHGKSFASLDISRPDAQLMPAAAPPPGTGAAAPTAAPAPAAPVATTAPFVQFSLQSTAVARAEQ; from the coding sequence GTGAGCCAGCAGATCAACCTGTTCAACCCCATCTTCCTCAAGCAGAAGAAGGTGTTCACGGCGTTGCCGATGGCCGAGGCGCTGGGCGTCATCGTCGCCGGCGCGCTGCTGCTGACGTGGTACGCCGGCCAGCGCGTGGCCGATCTGGAACGCTCGGCGGCATCGGGCAAAACCTTGTTGGCCGACCGCGAGCGCCGCCTGGTGGAGGCCAACAAGCAGTTCGCGCCACGCCAGAAAAGCGCCACCATCGCGACCGAGGTCGCCCAGGCCGAATCGGAACTGAAGTCGCTGCAACAAGTGGAAGCGGTGCTGCGCGACGGCACGCTGGGCAACGCGGCTGGCTATGCGGAATATTTCCGCGCGTTTTCGCGGCAGAACGTCAGCGGGCTGTGGTTGACCGGCGTGTCCATCGTCGGCGCGGGCAACGATATCGGCGTCCAGGGACGCGCGATGCAGCCGACCTTGATACCGGCCTACATCGCTCGCTTGAAGTCGGAGCGGGTTATGCACGGCAAGAGTTTCGCCAGCCTCGATATTTCACGGCCGGACGCGCAACTGATGCCGGCCGCCGCGCCGCCTCCCGGGACCGGTGCAGCCGCTCCGACGGCCGCGCCAGCACCCGCCGCACCGGTGGCGACCACGGCGCCTTTCGTGCAATTCAGCCTGCAATCGACAGCCGTGGCGAGGGCCGAGCAATGA
- the pilM gene encoding pilus assembly protein PilM: MGFLKRSKKKDGWLTVSFHRDGICAGRVQRVRDAKAVVELSSFYPSNASLSSESLEKVSKDLKAANFLFGTMLSGGEYQMLTVDAPNVPQDELKTAVRWRLKDMLDFHVDDATIDVLDIPIDPNAPSRAHSMFAIAARNALIQARQGLFAEAKIELNVIDIPEMAQRNISALLETEGRGLAMLSFDGDGGLLTITFKGELYLSRRIDVTLPQLLEPDTDKQQTCFDKITLELQRSLDHFDRQFNYVNVIKLLLAPTGAQGLHEYLAANLYMPVEAMGLEDVFDLSKAPALLDVEQQQRFFLTLGAALRHEEVVL; the protein is encoded by the coding sequence ATGGGATTCCTCAAAAGAAGCAAAAAGAAGGATGGCTGGTTGACTGTCTCGTTCCACCGCGACGGCATCTGCGCTGGCCGCGTGCAGCGCGTGCGCGACGCCAAGGCGGTGGTCGAGCTTTCGTCGTTCTATCCGTCCAATGCCAGCCTGTCATCCGAATCGCTGGAAAAAGTGAGCAAGGATTTGAAGGCCGCCAATTTCCTTTTCGGCACGATGCTGAGCGGCGGCGAGTACCAGATGCTGACGGTCGACGCCCCCAACGTCCCACAGGATGAATTGAAAACGGCGGTGCGCTGGCGCTTGAAGGATATGCTCGATTTCCATGTCGACGACGCCACGATCGACGTGCTCGACATCCCTATCGACCCGAACGCGCCGTCGCGCGCCCATTCGATGTTCGCCATCGCCGCGCGCAACGCGCTGATCCAGGCGCGCCAGGGCCTGTTCGCCGAGGCGAAGATCGAACTGAACGTCATCGATATCCCGGAAATGGCGCAGCGGAATATTTCGGCGTTGCTGGAGACCGAGGGCCGGGGCCTGGCGATGCTGTCGTTCGACGGCGACGGCGGCCTGCTGACGATCACCTTCAAGGGCGAGCTGTACCTGTCGCGCCGCATCGACGTGACCTTGCCGCAGTTGCTGGAACCGGACACCGACAAGCAGCAGACCTGCTTCGACAAGATCACCCTTGAGCTGCAGCGCTCGCTGGATCACTTCGACCGCCAGTTCAACTACGTCAACGTGATCAAGCTGCTGCTGGCGCCGACCGGCGCGCAGGGCTTGCACGAGTATTTGGCGGCCAACCTGTACATGCCGGTCGAGGCGATGGGGCTCGAGGATGTGTTCGATCTGAGCAAGGCGCCGGCGCTGTTGGACGTCGAGCAGCAGCAGCGTTTCTTCCTGACCCTGGGCGCGGCCCTGCGTCACGAGGAGGTGGTGCTGTGA
- a CDS encoding agglutinin biogenesis protein MshP, whose product MKLRMIRKSGGVALVTAIFLLVVLAGLAVAVVSLTTSQQASASQDEQGARAYQAARAGMEWALFTSLQTGGGLAADPLGCGLTPAIAISFGLPAPTLSAFTVTVTCTAPAAGYGNPAAGQADPTANGIRITVSACNQPGPNGACPNNAVPGPDYVQRTINAQL is encoded by the coding sequence ATGAAGCTGCGGATGATCCGAAAGTCGGGTGGCGTCGCGCTGGTGACGGCCATCTTTCTACTGGTGGTGCTCGCCGGGCTGGCGGTTGCCGTGGTGTCGCTGACGACCTCGCAGCAAGCCAGCGCGTCGCAGGACGAGCAGGGCGCGCGCGCGTATCAGGCGGCGCGGGCGGGTATGGAATGGGCGCTGTTTACAAGCTTGCAAACGGGGGGCGGATTGGCCGCAGATCCCCTCGGCTGTGGGCTAACACCGGCAATTGCGATTTCGTTTGGCTTGCCGGCCCCAACTTTGTCGGCCTTTACCGTAACCGTGACTTGTACAGCTCCCGCTGCCGGATACGGCAACCCAGCAGCCGGGCAGGCTGATCCGACCGCTAACGGCATCAGGATCACCGTCAGCGCCTGCAACCAGCCCGGCCCTAACGGTGCGTGCCCGAACAACGCCGTCCCCGGTCCCGACTATGTGCAACGAACGATCAATGCGCAGCTATAA
- a CDS encoding prepilin-type N-terminal cleavage/methylation domain-containing protein has translation MKTSLRHLRKFAIHQRGFTLVEAVVVMVVTGILAGIMVLFIRRPVQNYTDAAARAELSDAADLALRRMARELRTALPNSVRLTVNNGVWWLEFIPTISGGQYLSVEDNTANGTPLSFIDPVALPFNVIGPMPTLTFSGAANNYIVIYNLGPGFANVGADAYSRTNLARVTAAGPRTISYERYLDGDSAGNGRNPFASPNPNTSPGQRFQVVTEPVTFRCQGLANGRGTLTRSVAANFFAAQPTPTAAAGDLLANNVVACNFSINGFGNQQAALIGLNLVLGRPDVNGGNAVEIVTLTHQIHVDNTP, from the coding sequence ATGAAAACCAGCCTTCGACATTTACGGAAGTTTGCGATTCACCAGCGCGGTTTCACGCTGGTGGAAGCGGTTGTCGTCATGGTCGTCACCGGCATTCTGGCTGGCATCATGGTGCTGTTCATTCGTCGACCAGTGCAGAACTATACCGACGCCGCCGCGCGTGCCGAGCTAAGCGACGCGGCCGACCTGGCGTTGCGCCGCATGGCCCGCGAACTGCGCACCGCGTTGCCCAACAGCGTGCGCCTGACGGTGAATAATGGTGTCTGGTGGTTGGAGTTTATTCCGACTATTTCCGGTGGCCAGTATCTGTCGGTCGAGGACAATACCGCCAACGGTACGCCGTTGAGCTTCATAGACCCTGTCGCATTGCCGTTCAATGTGATCGGGCCGATGCCTACACTCACTTTTTCGGGGGCGGCAAATAACTATATCGTCATCTATAACCTTGGTCCCGGCTTTGCCAATGTCGGTGCCGACGCCTATTCGCGCACCAATCTCGCGCGCGTTACTGCTGCCGGCCCCCGTACCATTTCTTATGAGCGGTATCTGGATGGTGACTCGGCTGGCAATGGCCGCAATCCGTTTGCGTCTCCCAATCCAAATACTTCGCCGGGCCAGCGGTTCCAAGTGGTCACGGAGCCGGTGACCTTTCGCTGCCAGGGGCTGGCGAACGGCAGGGGCACCTTGACGCGGTCCGTGGCGGCCAACTTTTTCGCTGCCCAGCCTACTCCCACTGCCGCCGCCGGCGATCTACTGGCCAACAACGTGGTCGCTTGCAATTTCTCCATCAACGGTTTCGGCAACCAGCAGGCCGCGCTGATAGGTTTGAATCTTGTGCTGGGCCGCCCCGATGTCAATGGCGGCAACGCCGTGGAAATCGTCACGCTGACGCATCAAATCCATGTGGACAATACGCCATGA
- a CDS encoding type II secretion system GspH family protein — MSSKRQRGLTIIELVLFMVIMGVAAAGIIGVLNIGTKSSADPLRRKQAMLIAEAYMEEVQSAGLTFCAPTDANYGAATTQDGCATPGGVAAFGQRPNGARRPYASVADYVTQPGTPQPSFADANGVDRDVNGSALGLDVMGNNSLGPITTTVEVNVLGPAGSPNGNGALGPNGRNIVSAANNLQVLRITIVTTYGPGLTIQLDGYRTRYAPTY; from the coding sequence ATGTCTTCTAAACGCCAGCGTGGCCTCACCATCATCGAACTTGTGCTGTTCATGGTGATCATGGGCGTGGCCGCCGCCGGCATTATCGGCGTTCTGAACATCGGCACGAAGTCCAGCGCCGATCCGCTGCGTCGCAAGCAGGCGATGCTGATCGCCGAGGCCTACATGGAGGAAGTGCAATCGGCCGGCCTTACTTTTTGCGCGCCCACCGACGCCAACTACGGTGCGGCAACTACGCAAGACGGGTGCGCCACGCCTGGGGGAGTCGCGGCGTTTGGTCAGCGTCCGAACGGCGCGCGGCGTCCCTATGCCAGCGTCGCCGATTATGTGACGCAGCCTGGGACACCCCAGCCCAGCTTCGCCGATGCGAACGGCGTGGATCGGGATGTAAACGGCAGTGCGCTGGGCCTCGACGTCATGGGAAACAACTCGCTGGGGCCGATAACGACGACGGTCGAAGTCAACGTGCTGGGTCCAGCCGGCTCGCCAAACGGCAATGGCGCCCTCGGACCGAACGGACGCAACATCGTATCCGCGGCCAACAACCTTCAGGTATTGCGCATCACTATCGTCACAACATACGGCCCCGGCTTGACTATTCAGCTGGACGGCTACCGCACGCGGTACGCGCCGACCTACTAA
- a CDS encoding MSHA biogenesis protein MshC, whose translation MVELVVVIIVIGILGAIGASRFFDGDTFAGRAYSDQTKSLIRYAQKLAIAQNRRVFVVATPARFAVCFTSNCNAAAALAFAPGGSNSGSTATRAACTLGNVYVANWMCEGTPANMAVAGTPANGIFSFDPMGRPLNYDVALNAFSSFVGPLTLTFTSGTSGGSVYRVTVVAETGYVF comes from the coding sequence ATGGTCGAACTGGTGGTTGTGATAATCGTCATTGGCATCCTCGGTGCCATCGGTGCGTCGCGGTTTTTTGATGGCGATACGTTCGCCGGGCGCGCCTATTCCGATCAGACCAAGTCCCTCATCCGTTACGCCCAGAAACTCGCCATCGCACAAAACCGGCGAGTCTTCGTCGTCGCGACGCCAGCGAGATTTGCCGTGTGTTTCACCTCAAACTGCAACGCCGCCGCTGCCCTGGCTTTCGCGCCCGGCGGCAGCAACAGCGGCAGCACCGCAACGCGCGCCGCCTGCACACTCGGCAACGTCTATGTCGCTAACTGGATGTGCGAAGGCACGCCCGCTAACATGGCCGTCGCCGGCACGCCAGCCAACGGCATTTTCTCTTTCGACCCTATGGGCCGTCCCTTAAACTACGATGTCGCGCTTAATGCATTCTCGAGCTTTGTCGGGCCATTGACGTTGACCTTCACCAGCGGCACTAGCGGCGGCAGCGTCTATCGGGTCACGGTGGTAGCAGAGACTGGCTATGTCTTCTAA
- a CDS encoding type II secretion system GspH family protein, translating to MIFLPTFVTQKQRGASLLEFALIVVIVGILTTVLLQRIWHYQGEANEAAMRMTVANVRTALEIKVAHGKLPGGTIDLTMLAEQNPFDWLKDKPANYVGEYFSPSDADIGEGNWAFDRSDKSVIFLLNISRGFLDAPTKRLKFKVKLLRLPHSPAKPSGAPEPLGVAFEQVRD from the coding sequence TTGATTTTCTTACCAACATTTGTGACGCAGAAACAACGCGGCGCCAGTTTGCTGGAATTCGCGTTGATCGTCGTAATTGTGGGCATCTTGACCACGGTTTTGCTGCAACGAATTTGGCATTATCAGGGCGAGGCGAACGAGGCCGCCATGCGAATGACGGTGGCGAATGTGCGAACTGCCTTAGAAATTAAGGTTGCGCACGGGAAATTGCCCGGTGGAACGATAGATTTAACCATGTTGGCCGAACAAAATCCGTTTGATTGGCTGAAAGACAAGCCTGCCAATTATGTCGGCGAGTACTTTTCCCCTAGCGACGCCGACATCGGCGAAGGAAATTGGGCGTTTGATCGAAGTGATAAATCCGTGATTTTTTTGTTAAATATTAGCCGCGGATTTTTAGATGCTCCCACGAAACGTTTGAAATTCAAGGTAAAATTACTTCGCTTGCCCCATAGCCCCGCCAAGCCGTCAGGCGCACCAGAACCCCTCGGTGTGGCCTTTGAGCAAGTGAGAGACTGA
- a CDS encoding type II secretion system F family protein has protein sequence MPFFAYKARNARGELMQGVLEGPDSGAIADQLFNTGVTPIEITVTQKAVAANGESWLARLLEKKVTSMDVQLFSRQLYTLLKSGVPIMRGLAGLQESAVSKSFGKVIKDLRESLDSGRELSAAMRRHPDVFSPFYLSMVRVGEMTGRLEEVFLRLFDHLEFDRDMRERVKTATRYPSFVLMAMVAAMIVVNMFVIPAFVGVFKSLHAELPLMTRILIGTSNFTVRYWPMMAVAAVAGVWGFRAWVGTQRGLYQWDKFKLQIPVAGKIILKATMARFARSFALANRSGVPIVQGLTVVSQTVDNAYLCARVEQMRDGVERGDSILRTAAAAGVFTPVVLQMIAVGEESGSIDDLMDEIAQMYEREVDYELKTLSAQIEPILIVFLGMMVLVLALGIFLPIWDLGKAALHK, from the coding sequence GTGCCGTTCTTCGCCTACAAAGCCCGTAACGCGCGCGGCGAACTGATGCAAGGCGTGCTGGAAGGCCCGGACAGCGGCGCCATCGCCGATCAACTGTTCAACACCGGCGTGACGCCGATCGAGATCACCGTCACGCAAAAAGCCGTCGCCGCCAATGGCGAGAGCTGGCTGGCGCGGCTGCTGGAGAAGAAGGTCACGTCGATGGACGTGCAATTGTTCAGTCGCCAGTTATATACCTTGCTCAAGTCCGGCGTGCCGATCATGCGCGGACTGGCGGGCTTGCAGGAGTCGGCGGTCAGCAAGTCGTTCGGCAAGGTCATCAAGGATTTGCGCGAGTCGCTGGACTCGGGGCGCGAACTGTCGGCGGCCATGCGCCGGCATCCGGACGTGTTTTCGCCGTTCTACCTGTCGATGGTGCGGGTGGGCGAGATGACCGGGCGGCTGGAGGAAGTGTTCCTGCGCTTGTTCGACCATCTTGAGTTCGACCGCGACATGCGCGAGCGCGTCAAGACGGCCACCCGTTATCCGAGCTTCGTGTTGATGGCCATGGTGGCGGCGATGATTGTCGTCAATATGTTCGTGATACCGGCGTTTGTCGGCGTGTTCAAATCGCTGCATGCCGAGCTTCCGCTGATGACCCGGATACTGATAGGCACATCCAACTTCACCGTGCGCTACTGGCCGATGATGGCGGTGGCGGCCGTCGCCGGCGTGTGGGGCTTCCGCGCCTGGGTCGGCACGCAGCGCGGCCTGTATCAATGGGACAAGTTCAAACTGCAGATTCCGGTCGCCGGCAAGATCATCCTCAAGGCCACGATGGCGCGTTTCGCCCGCAGCTTTGCCTTGGCCAACCGCAGCGGCGTGCCGATCGTGCAAGGGTTGACGGTGGTGTCGCAGACGGTGGACAACGCCTACCTGTGCGCCCGCGTCGAGCAAATGCGTGACGGCGTCGAGCGCGGCGACAGCATTCTGCGGACCGCCGCCGCCGCCGGCGTGTTCACGCCGGTGGTGCTGCAAATGATCGCGGTGGGCGAGGAGAGCGGTTCGATCGACGATTTGATGGACGAGATCGCGCAGATGTACGAGCGCGAGGTCGATTACGAGCTCAAGACGCTGTCGGCGCAGATCGAGCCTATCCTCATTGTCTTCCTCGGGATGATGGTTTTGGTGCTGGCGCTGGGCATCTTCCTGCCGATTTGGGACTTGGGCAAAGCCGCCTTGCATAAGTGA